In one Bacillus sp. PK3_68 genomic region, the following are encoded:
- a CDS encoding amidohydrolase, producing MKLQVKEQIAEWFDYFHQHPEVSWQEEGTTQKITEILNELGVSYRRFSDVTGVIAEIGEGDQTVAVRADIDALWQEVDGVFQANHSCGHDAHMSMVLGALLQLRNEPLNKRIRFIFQPAEEKGNGSVAMIERGAMEEVTHLFGVHVRPAEELSFGQFAPAIYHGAGIFLEGKIIGVDAHGARPHQGKNAIDVIVAFHQLIKSIYLSPFETYSAKLTKIVAGGESVNIIPGTVEFSVDVRAQKNDTLRVLQERLTEGLEGLKTLYGVEIEANWIDYTPGAEVSEEAASVAEEAIRYVAGDQAVAPPVVTSGSDDFHFYTIKHPEVKATMIGVGADLVPGLHHPHMTFNRSVLYTGAQILAEALKRA from the coding sequence ATGAAATTGCAAGTTAAAGAGCAAATTGCAGAGTGGTTTGATTATTTTCATCAGCACCCTGAAGTGAGTTGGCAAGAAGAGGGCACTACACAAAAAATCACGGAGATTTTAAATGAATTAGGTGTGTCTTACCGGCGCTTCTCTGATGTAACAGGGGTCATTGCAGAAATTGGAGAAGGGGATCAAACAGTGGCCGTCCGTGCTGATATTGATGCATTATGGCAGGAAGTGGATGGGGTGTTCCAAGCCAATCATTCGTGTGGGCATGATGCTCATATGTCGATGGTATTAGGTGCCCTTCTTCAATTGCGAAATGAACCACTCAATAAGAGAATACGCTTTATTTTTCAGCCGGCTGAGGAAAAAGGCAATGGTTCGGTCGCTATGATTGAACGCGGGGCAATGGAAGAAGTGACACATCTTTTTGGTGTGCATGTACGTCCGGCAGAGGAGCTTTCATTTGGACAATTTGCCCCTGCTATTTATCATGGAGCCGGCATTTTCCTGGAAGGAAAAATTATTGGAGTAGATGCCCATGGAGCACGTCCTCACCAAGGAAAAAATGCCATTGATGTGATTGTTGCCTTTCATCAATTGATCAAGTCCATTTACCTGTCACCATTCGAAACCTATTCGGCTAAATTGACAAAAATTGTAGCCGGGGGAGAAAGTGTCAATATTATTCCGGGGACGGTTGAGTTTTCTGTTGATGTACGCGCTCAGAAAAATGACACATTGCGAGTTCTTCAGGAACGCTTGACAGAAGGGTTGGAAGGATTAAAAACGCTCTATGGTGTGGAGATAGAAGCGAATTGGATTGACTATACTCCGGGAGCAGAAGTATCAGAGGAAGCGGCATCTGTTGCGGAGGAAGCTATTCGTTATGTAGCAGGAGACCAGGCTGTTGCCCCACCAGTCGTTACTTCTGGAAGTGATGATTTCCATTTTTATACGATTAAGCATCCGGAAGTGAAAGCGACGATGATCGGTGTGGGAGCGGATTTAGTACCAGGATTGCACCATCCCCATATGACATTTAACCGCTCTGTATTATATACAGGTGCGCAAATTTTGGCAGAAGCACTTAAGAGGGCTTAG
- the asnB gene encoding asparagine synthase (glutamine-hydrolyzing) — MCGITGWIHWHQDLTTQAFIVEKMAHTLARRGPDASNVWSDRHVSFGHTRLIVVDPAGGSQPMAKEVNKKNYTIVYNGELYNTEDLRKELVKTGHVFRSHSDTEVLLTAYIEWGEECINYLNGIFAFAVWDEEKEQLFIARDRLGVKPLFYKEGNGSFLFGSELKAILAHPEVKSEVGREGLQEVFGLGPSHTPGQGVFRGINELRPAHALTYSRRGLKIWRYWNVMSKKHDQSLEETVEQVRFLVKDAVERQLTADVPVCTFLSGGVDSSAISQFAADFFKEKGDGALHTYSIDYVHNHHYFQSSTFQPDEDRPWIKKMQQNLGAVHHAAVIQNDQLADYLMDAVKVRDLPGMADVDSSLLWFCEQIKPRFTVALSGECADEIFGGYPWFYREELLNDKGFPWMKSQDERQQLLLPHWQQRLDLTKYVRDRYEETVRETPQLDGESSLEARRREMFYLNMTWFMTTLLERKDRMSMGASLEVRVPFADHRLVEYAWNIPWNMKMLNGREKGILRRALEGVLPHDVLYRKKSPYPKTYHPEYTARVKKQLTNIIDTPSSPILELLSKTKVADIIHSNGSSFKVPWFGQLMTGPQLIAHLIQINEWLEHYNINIIDN; from the coding sequence GTGTGTGGGATAACAGGATGGATTCATTGGCATCAGGATTTGACAACTCAGGCATTCATCGTGGAAAAGATGGCACATACATTGGCGAGACGCGGGCCAGATGCTTCGAACGTGTGGAGCGACCGTCATGTGTCTTTCGGTCACACTCGGCTTATTGTTGTAGATCCTGCTGGCGGAAGCCAGCCGATGGCAAAAGAGGTAAATAAGAAAAACTATACAATCGTTTACAATGGAGAGCTTTATAATACAGAAGACCTTCGTAAAGAGTTAGTGAAGACAGGTCATGTTTTTCGCTCTCATTCCGACACGGAAGTGCTGCTGACGGCTTATATAGAGTGGGGAGAGGAATGTATAAATTATTTAAATGGAATTTTTGCTTTTGCTGTTTGGGATGAAGAAAAAGAGCAGCTTTTTATTGCAAGAGATCGTCTCGGAGTGAAGCCGCTTTTCTACAAGGAAGGGAATGGATCATTTTTATTCGGTTCTGAATTGAAAGCGATTCTAGCCCATCCGGAAGTGAAAAGTGAGGTAGGCAGAGAAGGCCTTCAAGAGGTGTTTGGGTTAGGACCGTCCCACACTCCAGGTCAGGGGGTTTTTCGCGGAATCAATGAGCTAAGGCCAGCCCATGCGCTTACTTATTCCCGGAGAGGATTGAAGATCTGGCGATATTGGAATGTAATGAGTAAAAAACACGATCAATCATTAGAAGAAACAGTGGAACAAGTTCGATTCCTTGTAAAAGACGCTGTTGAACGGCAATTGACAGCTGATGTACCGGTTTGCACGTTTTTATCTGGTGGAGTCGATTCGAGTGCAATCAGCCAGTTTGCGGCCGACTTTTTTAAAGAAAAGGGCGATGGGGCACTCCACACGTACTCGATTGATTATGTTCATAATCATCATTACTTCCAATCAAGCACTTTCCAGCCTGATGAAGACAGACCGTGGATTAAAAAGATGCAGCAGAACTTAGGAGCGGTCCACCATGCGGCTGTCATTCAAAACGATCAGCTGGCTGACTATTTAATGGATGCTGTAAAAGTGAGAGATTTGCCAGGAATGGCGGATGTTGACTCTTCCTTGTTATGGTTTTGCGAACAGATTAAACCGCGCTTTACGGTTGCTTTATCCGGTGAGTGTGCAGATGAAATTTTTGGGGGGTACCCATGGTTTTATCGAGAAGAGTTGCTGAATGATAAAGGATTCCCGTGGATGAAATCACAAGATGAAAGGCAGCAATTGCTTCTTCCGCATTGGCAGCAGCGACTGGATCTCACAAAGTATGTAAGAGACCGGTACGAAGAGACTGTTCGGGAAACACCTCAGTTAGATGGAGAAAGCTCATTGGAAGCACGCCGCCGGGAAATGTTTTATTTGAATATGACATGGTTTATGACAACGCTGCTGGAGCGTAAAGACCGCATGAGCATGGGGGCGAGTTTAGAGGTGCGAGTTCCGTTCGCTGATCATCGGCTTGTGGAGTATGCCTGGAACATTCCATGGAACATGAAAATGCTGAACGGGCGGGAAAAAGGAATTCTACGTCGCGCTTTAGAAGGAGTGCTGCCTCATGATGTGCTTTACAGGAAAAAGAGCCCTTACCCAAAAACCTATCATCCAGAATACACAGCACGGGTAAAGAAACAGTTAACGAACATCATCGATACTCCATCATCTCCTATTCTTGAACTGCTCTCAAAAACAAAAGTGGCAGACATTATTCACTCAAATGGTTCCTCCTTCAAAGTGCCCTGGTTTGGCCAGCTTATGACAGGGCCGCAGCTCATTGCCCATCTTATTCAAATCAATGAATGGCTCGAACATTACAACATTAATATTATTGATAACTAA
- a CDS encoding GNAT family N-acetyltransferase: MRVIHEGRLGTNNQSFNVLRLSMEHIEPILELQQSVIEALENKEILQPLSYEEFQYILEGKGLMIGAFTNKKLIAFRALLVPPIDEEHLGWDIGLTEEELPGVIYQEISNVHPDYRGNGLQKLLAACIMQELDLLEPKYKYVCCTVAPFNIPSLKDKFAQGMEIAALKEKYGSRLRYVFVKELKKDSAEKEWTFTTRRMDDTAGQQELLKQGWKGFRMETREGTQWVEFRREVQ; encoded by the coding sequence GTGAGGGTCATTCATGAGGGAAGATTAGGTACGAACAATCAATCATTTAATGTTTTGCGGCTATCTATGGAGCATATAGAGCCTATTTTAGAATTACAGCAATCGGTCATTGAAGCTTTGGAAAACAAAGAGATATTGCAGCCGCTTTCCTATGAGGAATTTCAGTATATCCTTGAGGGAAAGGGCTTGATGATTGGGGCGTTTACAAACAAAAAATTGATTGCTTTCCGAGCGTTACTGGTGCCGCCAATAGATGAGGAGCATCTCGGATGGGATATTGGATTGACAGAAGAAGAGCTGCCAGGTGTAATTTATCAGGAAATCTCGAATGTGCACCCCGATTATCGCGGAAATGGCTTGCAAAAGCTTTTAGCTGCCTGCATCATGCAAGAGCTAGATCTACTTGAGCCAAAGTACAAGTACGTTTGCTGTACAGTAGCGCCATTTAATATTCCGAGCTTAAAAGACAAATTCGCTCAAGGAATGGAAATTGCTGCGTTAAAAGAAAAGTATGGCAGCCGGCTTCGTTATGTTTTTGTAAAGGAACTGAAGAAAGACAGCGCCGAAAAAGAGTGGACATTCACAACACGACGAATGGACGACACGGCTGGGCAGCAAGAGCTGCTTAAGCAAGGGTGGAAGGGCTTCCGCATGGAAACTCGTGAAGGCACACAATGGGTTGAATTTAGAAGAGAAGTGCAGTAA
- a CDS encoding glutamate synthase subunit beta — MGKAAGFIEYKREVPGERDPGARLSDWKEYQQSLPEGTLQKQGARCMDCGTPFCHTGVQWSHSTIGCPLYNLIPEWNDLVYQGRWQEALNRLVKTNNFPEFTGRVCPAPCEGSCTAAISDSAVAIKSIEKAIVDKGFKEGWIIPKPPRFRTGKTIAVIGSGPAGLACADELNKKGHSVTVFERSDRVGGLLTYGIPNMKLEKEVVDRRVRLLEAEGIQFVTNKEVGKDMSVKQLQEQYHAIVLCTGAQKHRDLSIEGRGLAGIHFAMDYLTNATKKLLNERSLKEKAISATGKDVIVIGGGDTGADCVATALRQRCKSVVQFGKHPQPPATRSAGNPWPEYPHIFSLDYAYAESNTQLGKDPREYSILTKKLIGDKQGRVKELHTVQVKKVTDGKGQLILREVPGSEKVWPAQLVFIAVGFSGPEEDVIQAFQLTQDKRSTVQTPAGRYSTNVKGVFAAGDVRRGQSLVVWAIQEGRSAAWECDRYLMEKAAQL, encoded by the coding sequence ATGGGAAAGGCGGCAGGATTTATAGAGTATAAACGTGAAGTGCCGGGCGAACGGGATCCAGGCGCTCGGCTAAGCGATTGGAAAGAATATCAACAATCGCTGCCAGAGGGAACATTGCAAAAACAAGGGGCTCGCTGTATGGACTGCGGCACTCCCTTTTGCCATACGGGGGTCCAATGGTCTCATTCAACAATTGGCTGTCCTCTATACAATTTAATCCCGGAATGGAATGATCTTGTATACCAAGGGCGTTGGCAAGAAGCGCTGAATCGTTTGGTAAAGACGAATAATTTTCCGGAATTTACTGGGCGAGTATGCCCCGCTCCATGCGAGGGTTCTTGCACAGCGGCCATTAGTGATTCGGCCGTAGCGATCAAAAGCATTGAAAAAGCGATTGTTGATAAAGGCTTTAAAGAAGGGTGGATCATTCCGAAGCCGCCAAGATTTCGAACAGGAAAAACAATTGCAGTGATCGGTTCCGGTCCCGCGGGGCTTGCCTGTGCTGATGAGTTAAATAAAAAAGGGCATTCTGTTACTGTTTTTGAGCGTTCTGACCGGGTTGGCGGCCTGCTTACGTACGGCATTCCAAATATGAAGCTTGAAAAGGAAGTGGTAGACCGCAGAGTGCGACTGCTGGAGGCGGAAGGGATTCAGTTTGTTACGAATAAGGAAGTAGGAAAAGATATGAGCGTTAAACAGCTGCAAGAACAATATCATGCTATTGTTCTGTGCACCGGTGCTCAAAAACACCGTGATTTGTCGATAGAAGGCAGGGGGCTGGCTGGGATTCATTTTGCAATGGATTATTTAACGAATGCAACGAAGAAACTGCTGAATGAGCGCTCTTTAAAGGAAAAGGCTATTTCAGCGACAGGAAAGGACGTCATTGTTATTGGAGGGGGAGATACTGGAGCAGATTGTGTGGCAACCGCTTTGCGTCAGCGCTGTAAAAGCGTGGTTCAATTCGGCAAGCATCCGCAGCCACCAGCAACACGGTCAGCGGGCAATCCGTGGCCGGAGTACCCTCATATATTTTCCCTTGATTATGCCTATGCAGAATCGAATACTCAACTGGGAAAAGACCCGCGAGAGTATTCGATTCTTACTAAAAAGCTTATCGGGGATAAACAAGGACGCGTCAAAGAGCTCCATACAGTTCAGGTGAAAAAAGTAACCGATGGAAAGGGTCAGCTTATTCTTCGGGAAGTACCAGGAAGTGAGAAGGTATGGCCAGCGCAACTTGTATTCATTGCCGTTGGTTTTAGTGGACCGGAAGAAGACGTTATTCAGGCCTTTCAATTGACACAAGATAAGCGCAGCACAGTGCAAACACCGGCAGGAAGATACTCGACGAATGTGAAGGGAGTATTCGCCGCTGGGGATGTACGCAGAGGACAAAGTTTAGTTGTTTGGGCTATCCAAGAAGGGCGCAGTGCAGCCTGGGAATGTGATCGCTATCTGATGGAAAAGGCAGCACAACTATAA
- the glnA gene encoding type I glutamate--ammonia ligase, producing MAQFSKEEIFRLVQEENVKFIRLQFTDILGTIKNVEIPSSQLEKALSNKMMFDGSSIEGFVRIEESDMYLYPDIDTFVIFPWTAEKGKVARFICDIYHPDGTPFEGDPRSNLKRILNEMKELGFTNFNVGPEPEFFLFKLNERGEPTLELNDSGGYFDLAPTDLGENCRRDIVLELEEMGFEIEASHHEVAPGQHEIDFKYTDAVKACDDIQTFKLVVKTIARKHGLHATFMPKPLFGVNGSGMHCNLSLFRDGENAFYDKNGDLELSDTARQFVAGVLKHAPNFTAITNPTVNSYKRLVPGYEAPCYVAWSARNRSPLIRIPASRGMSTRVEVRSVDPAANPYLAMAVQLAAGLDGIKNQLTPPEAVDQNIYGMSKKEREDNNIVDLPATLAQAIKNFQGDEIMTKALGPHLCEHFIEAKVIEWDLFRTQVHPWEREQYITQY from the coding sequence ATGGCGCAGTTTAGCAAAGAAGAGATTTTTAGATTAGTTCAGGAAGAGAATGTGAAATTTATCCGTCTGCAGTTTACAGATATTTTGGGTACGATTAAAAATGTGGAGATTCCTTCATCGCAGCTAGAGAAAGCGTTGAGCAATAAAATGATGTTTGATGGTTCCTCTATTGAAGGATTCGTCCGAATTGAAGAGTCAGATATGTATTTGTATCCAGATATAGATACATTCGTTATTTTTCCTTGGACGGCCGAAAAAGGGAAAGTTGCCAGATTTATTTGCGACATTTATCATCCGGATGGCACGCCCTTTGAGGGAGATCCCCGCAGCAATTTAAAGAGGATACTAAATGAAATGAAAGAATTAGGGTTCACCAATTTTAATGTTGGACCTGAACCAGAATTCTTTCTGTTTAAGTTGAACGAAAGAGGAGAACCAACACTTGAATTAAATGACAGTGGCGGCTACTTTGATCTTGCTCCTACAGATTTAGGCGAAAACTGCCGACGTGATATTGTGCTTGAGCTGGAAGAAATGGGATTTGAGATCGAAGCTTCCCATCATGAAGTCGCACCTGGCCAGCATGAAATTGACTTTAAGTATACCGATGCTGTGAAAGCTTGTGATGATATACAAACATTCAAATTGGTTGTCAAAACGATTGCCCGTAAGCACGGTCTGCATGCGACGTTTATGCCGAAGCCACTGTTCGGTGTGAACGGCTCTGGGATGCACTGCAACTTGTCTTTATTCAGGGATGGGGAAAATGCTTTTTACGATAAAAATGGAGATTTGGAGCTGAGTGATACTGCCAGACAATTTGTGGCTGGGGTTTTGAAGCACGCTCCAAACTTCACTGCTATCACCAATCCGACAGTTAATTCATATAAAAGATTAGTTCCTGGATACGAAGCTCCTTGTTATGTAGCTTGGTCAGCTAGAAATAGAAGTCCCTTGATTCGCATTCCTGCTTCCCGAGGAATGAGTACACGGGTAGAGGTGCGCAGTGTGGATCCTGCGGCTAATCCATATTTGGCAATGGCCGTCCAGCTTGCAGCCGGATTGGATGGTATTAAAAATCAATTAACACCACCGGAAGCTGTCGATCAAAATATTTATGGAATGTCCAAAAAAGAGCGGGAAGACAACAATATTGTTGATTTGCCGGCTACTCTTGCCCAGGCAATTAAAAATTTTCAAGGGGATGAGATAATGACCAAAGCTTTAGGTCCTCACTTGTGTGAGCATTTCATTGAAGCGAAAGTAATTGAATGGGATTTGTTCCGTACGCAAGTGCACCCATGGGAGCGCGAACAGTATATCACACAATATTAA
- a CDS encoding dipeptide epimerase, translating to MKITAIHLYATHFPLHTPFIVSYHTYDYMPSIIVKVETDEGITGYGETVADEHVTGETWEGAFYTLKNTLAPAVLGKNPLEIEKIHDIMNKAVYGAPAAKAAIDIACFDILGKKLKQPVYQLIGGRYHDEFPITHVLSIAEPDYMAEEAATRADQGYRSFKMKVGNDVKKDVERIKAVRARVGEDIAIRVDVNQGWTNSAMTLTALRALQEVNLDWLEQPILADDINGMAFIRSKTDIPLMIDEGLKGPREMREIIEKQAADKVNIKLMKCGGIYPAVKLAHQAEMAGLECQVGSMVESSVGSAAGFHVAFSKKVITSVELTGPLKFSKDVGDLHYDVPFIRLTEQPGLGVEVDEKTLMELTVFEATVC from the coding sequence ATGAAGATTACAGCCATCCATTTATACGCTACACATTTCCCTTTACATACTCCATTTATCGTAAGCTATCATACTTATGATTATATGCCATCTATTATTGTGAAGGTAGAAACAGATGAAGGAATTACAGGATACGGAGAAACTGTAGCGGATGAACACGTAACAGGCGAAACGTGGGAGGGAGCTTTTTATACGCTTAAAAATACTCTAGCTCCTGCCGTATTAGGAAAAAACCCACTGGAGATTGAAAAAATACACGATATTATGAACAAGGCCGTTTATGGAGCACCAGCTGCAAAAGCGGCTATCGATATAGCTTGTTTTGATATTCTCGGCAAAAAGCTAAAACAGCCTGTCTATCAGCTTATTGGCGGCCGTTATCACGATGAATTCCCAATCACACACGTATTAAGCATTGCCGAGCCTGACTATATGGCAGAAGAAGCAGCCACTAGGGCCGATCAAGGTTATCGATCATTTAAAATGAAAGTCGGAAACGACGTCAAAAAGGACGTCGAACGAATAAAAGCTGTACGAGCAAGAGTAGGAGAGGATATTGCGATTCGGGTAGACGTCAATCAAGGATGGACAAACAGCGCGATGACACTAACGGCGCTGCGTGCCCTTCAAGAAGTAAATCTTGATTGGCTGGAGCAGCCAATTTTAGCGGATGATATCAATGGCATGGCATTTATCAGATCAAAGACGGATATTCCTTTAATGATTGATGAAGGATTAAAAGGCCCCCGGGAAATGCGAGAGATCATTGAAAAACAGGCAGCTGATAAAGTAAATATTAAATTAATGAAGTGCGGCGGCATTTATCCTGCGGTAAAATTAGCCCATCAAGCCGAAATGGCCGGGCTTGAGTGCCAAGTTGGTTCGATGGTTGAATCGTCTGTCGGTTCTGCCGCTGGATTCCATGTTGCTTTTTCAAAAAAAGTAATTACAAGTGTTGAGTTAACAGGTCCTTTAAAGTTTTCTAAGGATGTAGGGGACCTTCATTATGATGTTCCGTTTATTAGATTAACGGAACAGCCGGGGCTTGGTGTCGAAGTAGATGAAAAAACATTAATGGAGCTAACTGTTTTTGAAGCGACAGTCTGTTAA
- a CDS encoding helix-turn-helix transcriptional regulator produces the protein MIGMNIRILRKKHKLSQEQLAEKLNVSRQTIAKWENEEAVPDIYKCKILADIFQVTMDQLSRNMSEEEVNQLGPKGKQFFGVVKVGERGQIVIPKQAREMYQIHAGDKLIVLGEDATKGMAILKSESFLEFAEMIRKAELTEDESE, from the coding sequence ATGATTGGTATGAATATTCGTATTTTGCGTAAAAAGCATAAACTAAGTCAAGAACAATTAGCTGAGAAGTTAAACGTATCACGACAGACCATAGCAAAGTGGGAAAACGAAGAAGCCGTACCCGATATTTATAAGTGCAAGATACTTGCTGATATTTTTCAAGTAACCATGGATCAATTATCTCGTAATATGAGTGAGGAAGAGGTAAATCAGCTCGGGCCCAAAGGAAAGCAGTTCTTTGGTGTGGTGAAGGTAGGAGAACGGGGACAGATTGTGATTCCCAAACAAGCACGAGAAATGTATCAAATTCATGCTGGTGATAAGCTGATCGTTTTGGGAGAAGATGCGACAAAAGGAATGGCTATATTAAAAAGTGAGAGTTTCCTGGAATTTGCGGAGATGATCCGAAAAGCTGAACTGACGGAAGATGAGTCAGAATGA
- the nhaC gene encoding Na+/H+ antiporter NhaC — MKKEMSFWVAIIPLAVMITVMAIAVIALDQGPHIPLIVGTTTAALVAWRSGFKWDEIEEAMYKGIRLALPAVVIIMLVGLTIGAWIGGGIVATMIYYGLKIITPSLFLVSITIICAVVSLAIGSSWSTMGTIGVAGMGIGLSMGIPAPMIAGAVISGAYFGDKMSPLSDTTNLAAGLTNTDLFVHIRHMFYTTLPGLIITLAVYAFLGKDFGKSGMDTADIQQTMTVLQDSFVISPFLMLIPLLVIVLVAKKVPAIPALIIGIILGFGSQVFIQGGSFTGAIAALQSGFVIDTGNEMVDNLFNRGGLDSMMYTVSMTIVAMTFGGVLEYTGMLEAIVKQILKLARTGKTLVASTVVSCFATNASCSEQYISIVIPSRMYAKAYQEKGLHSKNLSRALEDGGTLTSVFIPWNTCGVFILATLGVHTFDYAPYAILNFVVPILSIIYALTGFSIVKLTDEEKLALAQQEETTLNQ, encoded by the coding sequence ATGAAAAAAGAGATGTCTTTTTGGGTAGCCATTATTCCGCTGGCTGTTATGATTACTGTCATGGCGATAGCAGTAATAGCTTTAGATCAGGGACCGCACATTCCATTGATTGTCGGTACGACGACAGCCGCACTTGTTGCCTGGCGTTCAGGTTTTAAGTGGGACGAAATTGAAGAAGCCATGTATAAAGGGATACGCCTTGCGCTTCCGGCTGTCGTTATTATTATGCTTGTTGGTTTGACAATCGGGGCTTGGATCGGTGGAGGCATTGTAGCGACGATGATTTATTATGGATTGAAAATCATTACACCGTCATTATTTTTAGTATCCATTACGATCATTTGTGCCGTCGTTTCTTTAGCGATCGGAAGCTCTTGGTCTACAATGGGGACAATTGGCGTAGCAGGCATGGGGATCGGCCTAAGCATGGGAATTCCGGCACCGATGATTGCAGGGGCTGTTATCTCTGGTGCTTATTTCGGAGACAAAATGTCACCGCTTTCAGATACAACGAACTTGGCTGCGGGCTTAACGAATACGGATTTATTTGTTCATATTCGCCATATGTTCTATACGACGCTCCCGGGATTAATTATCACGTTAGCTGTATACGCGTTTTTAGGAAAAGATTTTGGTAAAAGCGGAATGGATACAGCTGACATTCAACAAACAATGACGGTGCTTCAAGATAGCTTTGTCATCTCACCATTTTTAATGCTTATTCCATTACTCGTTATTGTGTTGGTAGCCAAAAAGGTGCCTGCGATTCCTGCACTTATTATCGGAATTATCCTCGGTTTTGGCTCTCAAGTCTTTATTCAAGGAGGCTCTTTTACAGGGGCGATTGCTGCCCTGCAAAGCGGCTTTGTTATTGATACCGGAAACGAGATGGTTGATAACTTATTTAACCGCGGCGGTTTAGATTCAATGATGTATACCGTTTCCATGACGATTGTGGCTATGACTTTTGGAGGAGTTCTAGAGTATACAGGAATGCTTGAAGCCATTGTCAAACAAATTTTAAAGCTGGCAAGAACAGGAAAAACGCTTGTGGCATCAACGGTGGTTTCTTGTTTTGCGACAAACGCTTCTTGTTCCGAACAATATATTTCTATTGTTATCCCTTCAAGAATGTATGCAAAAGCTTATCAAGAGAAAGGGCTTCATTCGAAAAATCTTTCGCGTGCTCTTGAAGATGGAGGAACGCTAACTTCCGTGTTCATTCCATGGAATACGTGCGGAGTGTTCATACTCGCAACGCTTGGTGTTCATACATTTGATTATGCGCCGTACGCGATACTGAATTTCGTGGTGCCAATTCTTTCTATCATTTATGCGTTAACTGGATTCTCTATTGTCAAGCTGACAGATGAAGAGAAATTAGCCTTAGCACAGCAAGAGGAAACGACATTAAATCAATAG
- a CDS encoding macrolide family glycosyltransferase, with translation MSKIVFFSIPAHGHTNPTIPVVTELVNRGHQVWYYSFSEFQEKIESAGATYIACDKFLPQLSQKELARKAGKDFAALIEMVADTTIALDEKVCKELKAIHPDCIVFDSLCLWGKLFAQKLGIPYICSTTSFSFNQHTTKLMKPSFLELWRMVVGMPRINKKIHLLKNHSYEVENFVSIVQNDNETDTIVYTSKEFQPMAHTFSERYAFVGPSVRQSSPVQSAKKDKKVVYISLGTVLNQNYDFYQNCIKAFAKTNYDIVMSVGEKTEISSLGNIPENFTVKNSVDQISILQTADVFITHCGMNSVNESLYFGVPMVLFPQHSEQKLVADRVAELGAGLKLKRTKPNYLATAVAEVLTNWTYKGNAQKLSESFRNAGGAVEAANVILTKIGEKS, from the coding sequence ATGAGCAAAATCGTATTTTTCTCGATACCCGCGCATGGTCATACTAATCCGACCATTCCAGTGGTAACCGAGCTAGTAAACAGGGGCCATCAAGTTTGGTACTACTCCTTTTCAGAATTTCAGGAAAAAATAGAGAGTGCGGGTGCCACGTACATTGCTTGTGATAAATTCTTGCCTCAATTATCACAAAAAGAATTGGCTCGTAAGGCTGGTAAAGATTTTGCGGCACTGATTGAAATGGTTGCTGATACGACCATTGCTTTGGATGAAAAGGTATGCAAAGAATTAAAGGCTATTCATCCAGATTGCATCGTATTCGACTCTTTATGTCTTTGGGGCAAACTATTTGCCCAAAAATTAGGAATCCCATATATTTGTTCGACTACTTCTTTTTCTTTTAATCAGCATACAACAAAACTGATGAAGCCGAGTTTCCTGGAGTTATGGAGAATGGTCGTGGGCATGCCGCGAATTAACAAAAAAATTCACTTACTAAAAAATCATAGTTATGAAGTAGAGAATTTTGTGTCGATTGTTCAAAACGATAATGAAACGGACACCATTGTTTATACGTCAAAAGAATTCCAGCCGATGGCTCATACCTTTTCTGAGCGATATGCTTTTGTTGGGCCATCCGTTAGGCAGTCTTCGCCGGTGCAGAGCGCTAAAAAAGATAAAAAGGTCGTCTATATTTCCCTCGGAACTGTACTTAATCAAAATTATGATTTTTACCAAAACTGTATCAAAGCATTTGCAAAGACGAACTATGATATTGTGATGTCAGTTGGTGAAAAAACTGAGATTTCTTCTCTTGGTAACATACCAGAAAATTTCACAGTAAAAAACTCCGTAGACCAGATATCGATATTACAGACGGCAGACGTATTTATTACCCATTGTGGTATGAACAGTGTAAATGAAAGTCTGTATTTCGGAGTTCCAATGGTTTTATTCCCGCAACATAGCGAACAAAAATTAGTGGCCGACCGAGTTGCCGAACTGGGTGCAGGATTGAAACTGAAGAGGACGAAGCCAAACTATTTAGCAACAGCAGTAGCTGAGGTGCTGACAAATTGGACATATAAGGGAAATGCACAGAAACTGTCAGAATCCTTTCGAAATGCCGGCGGTGCTGTAGAAGCAGCTAATGTGATTCTGACTAAAATTGGGGAGAAATCTTAA